The following coding sequences are from one Paenibacillus sp. JDR-2 window:
- a CDS encoding extracellular solute-binding protein, with amino-acid sequence MNKLIRVACIVLCVCSVILALSSCNTAEQHGAESDKPLRISIFAQQDAGQNLKTNDFSRLLEQKFNVSFNWQTIPYEGAKEKRQISLANGHYPDAYILTSYIDQFSQADVIRYGKQGIFYPLNDLIEQYAPHIKAAFEQEPGLRALNTAPDGNIYGLGAYSDCFHCSYPYKLWLNDKWLKKLGLDMPTTTEQLREVLQAFKDGDPNGNGVPDEIPLSGSTEEFGVRVLPYLMNGFVYDDDRTYLNVASGKVSLAAVKPEWQEGLKYVKSLYDQGLIDIGAFTQNSDAFFKLGENADTQILGGGTAMHPAIFVNTGPGNKRGSDYAPVPPLEGPHASYAVYYPSGIMPGAKFVITDKASPEARIALIRIADYLFTPEGQANAEIGKEGVDWRRPVEGEQALDPDIPAAFASIAPKEGDPPHNTRWSGMGHFYMPKSYRNSWVQNMDIYAPDGYERRLFQATKLYEGHEPKEYFPMWSVWIDPDSADEASLLQSNLKNEIDESAMEFITGQIDLDKDWSSYVARLESLGSDRYVEIMQQAYDRWLQEKNTK; translated from the coding sequence GCTGGCCAGAACCTGAAGACTAACGATTTCTCGAGACTGCTGGAACAGAAGTTTAATGTAAGTTTTAACTGGCAGACGATTCCGTACGAGGGAGCCAAGGAGAAACGGCAAATCTCGCTGGCGAACGGACATTATCCCGACGCTTATATTCTGACGAGCTACATCGACCAATTCTCGCAAGCGGATGTCATCCGCTACGGCAAGCAGGGGATCTTTTATCCGCTTAACGATCTTATTGAGCAATATGCCCCTCATATTAAGGCAGCGTTTGAACAGGAACCGGGGCTGCGCGCGCTTAATACGGCCCCGGACGGCAATATATACGGTCTTGGAGCCTATAGCGATTGCTTCCATTGTTCATATCCGTACAAGCTATGGTTGAACGACAAGTGGCTTAAGAAGCTTGGACTTGATATGCCAACAACAACGGAGCAATTACGCGAGGTGCTTCAGGCTTTCAAAGACGGCGATCCGAATGGAAACGGCGTGCCGGACGAAATTCCCCTAAGCGGTTCAACCGAGGAGTTTGGCGTACGCGTGCTGCCGTATTTGATGAACGGGTTCGTGTACGATGACGACCGGACCTATTTGAACGTGGCAAGCGGCAAAGTCAGTCTGGCAGCAGTAAAGCCGGAATGGCAGGAAGGACTGAAGTACGTGAAGTCCTTGTATGATCAAGGCCTTATCGATATCGGTGCCTTTACGCAAAATTCCGACGCCTTCTTCAAGCTTGGGGAGAATGCCGATACGCAAATTTTAGGCGGGGGTACGGCCATGCATCCGGCGATATTCGTAAATACCGGACCAGGTAACAAGAGGGGGAGCGATTACGCGCCGGTTCCGCCTTTAGAAGGACCTCATGCCTCCTATGCCGTTTATTACCCGTCCGGTATAATGCCTGGCGCCAAATTCGTCATTACGGACAAAGCAAGCCCGGAAGCGCGCATCGCGCTCATCCGCATTGCCGATTATCTTTTCACGCCGGAAGGTCAAGCAAATGCGGAGATTGGCAAGGAAGGCGTCGATTGGCGGAGACCCGTGGAGGGGGAGCAGGCGCTTGATCCGGATATTCCGGCTGCTTTCGCCAGTATCGCGCCCAAAGAAGGGGATCCCCCGCATAATACAAGATGGAGTGGAATGGGGCATTTCTATATGCCGAAGTCCTACCGGAACAGCTGGGTGCAGAACATGGACATCTACGCTCCCGACGGCTATGAACGAAGGCTGTTCCAAGCTACGAAATTATACGAAGGCCATGAACCGAAGGAATACTTCCCGATGTGGTCCGTCTGGATTGACCCTGACAGCGCGGATGAAGCAAGTCTCTTGCAGTCCAACCTTAAAAACGAGATCGATGAGAGCGCGATGGAGTTTATCACCGGCCAAATTGATCTGGACAAGGATTGGAGCTCTTATGTCGCACGATTGGAATCTCTCGGGTCAGACCGCTATGTCGAGATTATGCAGCAAGCATACGATCGATGGCTTCAGGAGAAAAATACAAAATAA
- a CDS encoding ABC transporter permease: MEAAGKRLSARKSFARHWQLYLIVAPPLLFFIIFKYYPMLNAVLAFKDYYVTKGIWGSPWVGFHNFRLFFENPIFSSLVKNTLMLSFYLLLAGFPIPILLALMLNEVRAQKFKRFVQLVTFAPYFISTVVMVSIIMLFLAPRLGFVNVLMNHLGMESVNFLGNPGMFSSIYVWSDIWQTAGYSAVIYLAALSGIDPTLYEAARVDGASRYQKIWNVDLPGILPTISIILILNVGNVMAIGFEKVYLLQNKLNIANSEIIATYVYKIGLLNANYSFATAVGLFNSVINLVLLFTVNALARRFLKSSIW, from the coding sequence TTGGAAGCCGCTGGCAAACGTCTCAGCGCAAGAAAGAGCTTCGCTAGACACTGGCAATTGTATCTTATCGTAGCACCGCCGCTGTTGTTCTTTATCATCTTTAAATATTATCCGATGCTGAACGCGGTGCTGGCCTTCAAAGACTACTACGTCACGAAAGGCATATGGGGAAGCCCCTGGGTCGGATTCCACAACTTTAGATTGTTTTTCGAGAATCCGATATTCAGCTCGCTTGTGAAAAACACGCTCATGCTCAGCTTCTATCTGCTGCTTGCAGGATTCCCGATTCCCATTCTGCTTGCTTTAATGCTGAATGAAGTACGGGCGCAGAAATTCAAGCGTTTCGTCCAACTCGTGACCTTCGCGCCGTACTTTATCTCTACGGTAGTCATGGTGTCGATCATTATGCTTTTCCTGGCGCCAAGGCTTGGTTTCGTAAACGTACTTATGAATCATCTAGGGATGGAATCGGTTAATTTTCTCGGTAATCCCGGCATGTTCTCATCGATTTATGTCTGGTCCGATATCTGGCAGACGGCCGGCTATTCAGCCGTGATTTATTTGGCCGCACTGTCGGGGATTGATCCAACCCTGTACGAGGCAGCAAGAGTGGATGGCGCTTCGCGTTACCAGAAGATTTGGAACGTGGATCTGCCGGGCATTCTGCCTACGATCTCCATCATTCTTATTCTGAATGTCGGGAACGTCATGGCGATTGGCTTCGAGAAGGTATATTTGCTCCAGAACAAGCTGAATATCGCGAACTCCGAGATTATCGCAACTTACGTGTACAAGATCGGCTTGCTGAACGCTAACTACAGCTTCGCAACGGCTGTCGGCTTGTTCAACTCGGTTATCAATCTTGTTCTCTTATTTACGGTTAACGCACTGGCACGTCGGTTTTTGAAATCCAGCATCTGGTAA
- a CDS encoding carbohydrate ABC transporter permease, with protein sequence MANVAKVRNKIRESSGDKVFLITIYIILALVLVAVLYPLIYILSSSFSSPSAVSAGKVWLWPVDVTLKGYEALFKNSQVLTGYGNSLLYTVSGTLVSVTLTIMLAYPLSRSTFFGRNVIMMIITFTMLFSGGLIPTYMVVKSLGLIDTRWALIIPNAVWVWQVIIARSFFQQSIPSELVEASEIDGCSDLRFMRSVVLSLSKPIIAVLIIMYAVGQWNAYFDALIYLKSDTKYPLQLILRSIIIQNNSGSANMDALKQVERQQLAELLKYSLIVVATLPVLIIYPFVQRYFVQGMLVGSVKG encoded by the coding sequence ATGGCTAATGTGGCGAAAGTAAGGAATAAAATCAGAGAATCATCGGGCGATAAAGTATTTCTCATCACCATTTATATCATTCTTGCGCTAGTGCTTGTCGCGGTACTCTATCCGCTGATCTATATCTTAAGCAGCTCGTTCAGCAGTCCGTCAGCCGTTTCGGCAGGCAAGGTCTGGTTATGGCCGGTCGACGTCACGCTGAAGGGTTACGAAGCGTTGTTCAAAAACTCGCAGGTGTTGACGGGCTATGGCAACTCGCTGCTGTATACGGTTTCGGGCACGCTCGTCAGCGTAACGTTAACCATTATGCTGGCGTACCCGCTGTCCCGGTCAACCTTCTTTGGCCGAAACGTCATCATGATGATCATTACGTTTACGATGCTGTTCAGCGGCGGTCTGATTCCAACCTACATGGTCGTGAAGAGCCTGGGCCTTATCGATACCAGATGGGCGCTTATTATCCCGAACGCGGTCTGGGTCTGGCAGGTTATTATCGCAAGGTCGTTCTTCCAGCAATCGATTCCGTCCGAGCTTGTTGAGGCAAGCGAAATCGACGGCTGCAGCGATCTGCGCTTCATGCGAAGCGTCGTATTGTCGCTGTCCAAACCGATTATCGCCGTACTTATCATCATGTATGCGGTAGGGCAGTGGAATGCTTACTTCGACGCTTTGATTTATTTGAAATCGGACACCAAGTACCCGCTGCAGCTCATTTTGCGAAGCATCATTATCCAAAACAACAGCGGCAGCGCCAATATGGACGCTCTGAAGCAGGTAGAGCGCCAGCAGCTGGCGGAGCTTCTCAAATACTCGCTGATTGTGGTAGCAACGCTTCCCGTTCTCATTATTTATCCGTTTGTGCAGCGGTATTTCGTACAGGGGATGCTTGTTGGTTCCGTCAAGGGCTAA
- a CDS encoding extracellular solute-binding protein, whose translation MEFIKRERLHVLKQRMVILLVTVLMVSLVMSACSKNNAGNNAPASNKPANSASANTEKPAAPVDIKLFAVQEPNIDLATNKFTKFVEDKFNIKFNFEAIPSDGAKEKRQISLASGDFPDAYMLTAYIDQFSQADLIKYGKQGVLIPLNDLIDKYAPNIKQALESNADFKAFSVAPDGNIYGLPAYSQCFHCSYPNKMWLNTGWLEKLNLEMPKTTEDFKKVLEAFKNQDPNGNGKKDEVPLSGSTEEFGVHVVPYLMNAFVYDDDRNHLMLQDGKVGSAAVTDEWKQGLAYIKSLYDEGLIDPGAFTQNAEAFKKIGENGDAQILGAGAGMHPAIFLNIDHGNKNSKDYNPVPPLTGPGGVSLATHDGGGVSPGAKFAITSKASEEKQIALIKLVDYMFTPEGQTNGASGMKGIDWTDPKEGDLALGENVKPMVAPIPTTEGEAPRNAGWSGMAHFYMPKEYRDSWVQGSDIYDSANYERRLYQATLLYQGHEPKDLFPLWAIWLDPSEVDEATMLQTNIKTYIDENELQFITGHKSLDKDWDAYLKGLKDLKLDRYLEILQKAYDSSTFKK comes from the coding sequence ATGGAATTCATTAAAAGGGAGCGATTGCACGTGTTAAAACAGAGAATGGTTATTCTGCTCGTGACAGTCTTAATGGTCAGCTTAGTCATGTCGGCTTGCTCGAAGAACAATGCAGGCAACAATGCGCCAGCCAGCAACAAACCCGCTAACAGCGCTTCAGCAAACACCGAAAAACCGGCCGCACCGGTGGATATTAAGCTGTTCGCGGTACAGGAGCCTAACATCGACCTGGCTACCAACAAATTTACGAAGTTCGTAGAAGATAAATTCAACATCAAATTCAATTTTGAAGCCATCCCATCGGACGGTGCCAAAGAAAAACGTCAAATTTCCTTGGCGAGCGGCGATTTCCCGGATGCCTACATGCTGACAGCCTATATCGATCAATTCTCGCAAGCTGACCTGATCAAATACGGCAAGCAAGGCGTACTTATCCCGTTGAACGACCTGATCGATAAATACGCGCCGAACATCAAGCAAGCTCTTGAGAGCAATGCGGACTTCAAAGCGTTCAGCGTAGCGCCGGACGGCAACATTTACGGACTTCCGGCATACTCGCAATGTTTCCACTGTTCGTATCCGAACAAAATGTGGCTGAATACGGGCTGGCTGGAAAAGCTGAACCTGGAAATGCCAAAAACAACCGAAGATTTCAAAAAGGTACTCGAAGCGTTTAAAAACCAGGATCCAAACGGCAACGGCAAGAAGGACGAAGTACCTCTGAGCGGTTCGACCGAAGAGTTCGGCGTGCATGTCGTTCCTTACCTGATGAATGCTTTCGTCTATGACGACGACCGCAACCACCTGATGCTGCAAGACGGCAAAGTAGGCTCCGCCGCGGTAACGGACGAATGGAAGCAAGGCTTGGCATATATTAAATCGTTGTATGACGAAGGTTTGATTGATCCGGGTGCGTTTACGCAAAATGCCGAAGCTTTCAAAAAAATCGGCGAAAACGGCGATGCGCAAATTCTTGGCGCAGGCGCTGGCATGCACCCGGCAATCTTCCTGAACATTGACCATGGCAACAAAAACTCGAAGGACTACAACCCGGTTCCTCCGCTTACAGGTCCTGGCGGCGTATCGCTGGCAACGCATGACGGCGGCGGCGTATCTCCTGGAGCCAAGTTCGCCATCACAAGCAAAGCAAGCGAAGAAAAGCAAATCGCACTCATTAAATTGGTTGATTACATGTTTACGCCTGAAGGTCAAACCAACGGCGCATCCGGTATGAAAGGCATTGACTGGACAGATCCGAAGGAAGGCGATCTTGCGCTTGGAGAGAACGTCAAGCCAATGGTAGCGCCAATCCCGACAACAGAAGGCGAAGCGCCGCGCAACGCCGGCTGGAGCGGCATGGCTCACTTCTATATGCCGAAAGAATACCGCGACAGCTGGGTACAAGGCTCGGACATCTACGATTCCGCGAACTATGAACGCCGCCTGTATCAAGCAACGCTGCTTTACCAAGGCCATGAGCCAAAAGACTTGTTCCCGCTGTGGGCGATTTGGCTGGATCCATCCGAAGTGGATGAAGCAACCATGCTTCAAACAAACATCAAAACGTATATCGACGAGAACGAACTGCAATTCATCACGGGTCACAAGAGCCTCGACAAGGATTGGGACGCCTATTTGAAAGGCCTTAAAGACCTGAAGCTCGACCGTTACCTGGAAATTTTGCAAAAAGCGTATGACTCCTCAACGTTCAAGAAATAA